The following are encoded together in the Pseudomonas sp. IB20 genome:
- a CDS encoding cytochrome b: MNVQPGYFAPLARLLHWLMALMVIAMLFIGAGMAASVSERHEWLIHLHKPLGIAILALVIVRLVVRFSTRQPPLPADLPLWQVLAAKASHVLLYALMLVLPLLGWAMISAAGDPVMLSSSVQLPALLGANAPLFAVLRKAHGYLAYLLFLTVLVHLAAALFHGLIRRDGVLQSTQVAIVGNA; the protein is encoded by the coding sequence ATGAATGTTCAACCAGGCTATTTTGCGCCGCTGGCCCGCCTGCTGCATTGGCTGATGGCATTGATGGTCATCGCCATGCTGTTTATCGGTGCGGGCATGGCGGCGTCTGTGTCGGAGCGTCATGAGTGGCTGATTCACCTGCACAAGCCGCTGGGCATTGCGATTCTGGCGCTGGTGATTGTGCGGTTGGTGGTGCGTTTTTCTACCCGGCAACCGCCGCTGCCTGCTGATTTGCCGTTGTGGCAAGTGCTGGCAGCCAAGGCGTCCCATGTGCTGTTGTACGCGCTGATGCTGGTGTTGCCGCTGCTGGGTTGGGCGATGATTTCGGCGGCCGGGGACCCGGTGATGCTCAGCAGCTCGGTGCAGTTACCGGCGTTGCTGGGAGCGAATGCGCCGCTGTTTGCGGTGTTGCGCAAGGCTCATGGGTATTTGGCTTATTTGCTGTTTTTGACGGTGTTGGTGCACTTGGCGGCGGCGTTGTTTCATGGGTTGATACGCCGGGATGGGGTGTTGCAGAGCACCCAGGTCGCCATCGTCGGCAACGCTTAG
- a CDS encoding catalase family peroxidase has product MVDHSSPPRAPLSTASLLVRLACIGGVVAVVAGAFAYVNGTLDPQRLRPKTLVNALETNNGLHPGLRRNHAKGVCVAGYFQSSPEARAYSSAQVFSEAKTPVIGRFALPSGNPYAPDSSVPIRSFAVQFSQANGQQWRTGMNSMPVFPVGTPEAFYQMLKAGAPDPATGKPNPASMPAFFAAHPETAPFLAWVKTAKPSASYVTETYNGINAFYLVSADGKRQAVRWGVVPQSQDAAGDTAPSGGDFLEKDLVQRLASGPLRWQLNMTLANPGDPLDDASKTWAGEHKVLNAGTLVLQSSQPQADGDCRDINFDPLILPSGIQASDDPLLAARSAAYASSYLRRAGEVSPLHSAPQESKP; this is encoded by the coding sequence ATGGTAGATCACTCATCGCCGCCACGTGCGCCACTCAGTACCGCCAGTTTGCTTGTCAGGCTGGCGTGTATTGGCGGGGTAGTAGCGGTTGTTGCTGGGGCGTTTGCCTACGTCAACGGCACGCTCGACCCACAGCGCCTGCGCCCCAAAACCCTGGTCAATGCCCTGGAAACCAATAACGGCCTGCACCCGGGCTTGCGACGTAACCATGCCAAGGGCGTGTGTGTGGCCGGTTACTTCCAGAGCAGTCCCGAGGCACGTGCGTACTCGAGTGCCCAGGTGTTCAGCGAAGCGAAAACCCCGGTGATCGGCCGATTTGCCTTGCCCAGCGGCAACCCTTACGCGCCGGACAGCAGTGTGCCGATCCGCAGTTTCGCCGTGCAATTCAGCCAGGCCAACGGCCAGCAGTGGCGTACGGGGATGAACAGCATGCCGGTGTTCCCGGTGGGCACGCCTGAGGCGTTCTACCAAATGCTCAAGGCCGGCGCGCCAGACCCGGCCACCGGCAAGCCGAACCCAGCGAGCATGCCGGCGTTTTTTGCCGCGCACCCGGAGACGGCGCCGTTCCTGGCGTGGGTCAAGACGGCCAAGCCGTCGGCCAGTTATGTGACAGAAACCTACAACGGCATCAATGCCTTCTACCTGGTGAGCGCTGATGGCAAGCGCCAGGCGGTGCGCTGGGGCGTGGTGCCACAAAGCCAGGATGCGGCAGGTGATACCGCGCCGTCGGGCGGTGATTTCCTCGAAAAAGACTTGGTACAGCGCCTGGCTTCAGGGCCACTGCGTTGGCAGTTGAACATGACCCTGGCCAACCCCGGCGACCCGCTGGACGATGCGAGCAAAACCTGGGCCGGCGAACACAAAGTGCTGAACGCCGGCACGCTGGTGCTGCAAAGCAGCCAGCCGCAAGCGGACGGCGATTGCCGCGATATCAACTTTGACCCGCTGATTTTACCCAGTGGTATCCAAGCCTCTGACGACCCACTGCTGGCCGCACGTTCGGCCGCCTATGCCAGTTCGTACTTACGCCGCGCCGGCGAAGTCAGCCCGCTGCACAGCGCCCCTCAGGAGTCAAAGCCATGA
- a CDS encoding sigma-70 family RNA polymerase sigma factor yields MHELDEQLRELIPRMRRFAVSLTRNASSADDLVQATLERAIIRWADKRIEGDLRAWLFSILYRQFLDAHRRSRRYARMLEFFTGRDDAQPSVERTVMAQSALQAFDQLNTEQRALLLWVSVEGLSYKEVAVILEVPVGTVMSRLSRARQALRQLSDGEIASPSLRILK; encoded by the coding sequence ATGCACGAGCTCGACGAACAGTTACGTGAACTCATTCCCAGGATGCGGCGCTTTGCCGTGTCCCTGACGCGTAACGCCAGCAGCGCTGACGACTTGGTGCAGGCGACCCTGGAACGGGCGATCATCCGTTGGGCCGACAAACGCATCGAGGGCGACTTGCGCGCCTGGCTGTTCTCGATCCTCTACCGGCAGTTCCTCGACGCCCACCGTCGCAGCCGGCGCTACGCACGCATGCTCGAATTCTTCACTGGCCGTGACGACGCGCAACCTTCGGTGGAGCGCACGGTGATGGCCCAATCGGCCTTGCAAGCCTTCGACCAACTCAACACCGAACAGCGCGCCCTGCTGCTCTGGGTGTCGGTCGAAGGCTTAAGCTACAAGGAGGTTGCCGTTATCCTTGAGGTACCCGTCGGCACCGTAATGTCGCGCCTGTCCCGGGCGCGCCAGGCCTTGCGTCAACTCAGCGATGGCGAAATCGCCAGCCCTTCCCTGCGGATACTCAAATGA
- a CDS encoding anti-sigma factor family protein codes for MISLPPSERDLHAYVDHQLLESDRRVLESYLAAHPDVAAQVHAWQQDAHLLRAALSGALQQPANPALDPTLIRQRIKHQSRRHLASAAVLLIAVSLGGLGGWHAREATQPPMLPMADAMQAFRLFAQDGIMPADYNAQDSGTMQAWLDRYFSQAHRLPDLSPSGFKPVSGRLLTTEQGAAAMVLYEDPQGRRMSFYIRPPGPENGFLPRGSRSADGLQAEYWSGSGYNYAMVSPEGQSTAQTMKF; via the coding sequence ATGATCAGCCTGCCCCCCAGCGAACGCGATTTGCATGCCTACGTCGATCACCAACTGCTGGAGAGCGATCGTCGCGTGCTTGAAAGCTACTTGGCGGCCCACCCCGACGTCGCGGCCCAGGTGCATGCCTGGCAACAGGATGCGCACCTGCTGCGCGCGGCATTAAGCGGGGCCTTGCAGCAACCGGCCAACCCCGCGCTGGACCCGACGCTGATTCGCCAGCGCATCAAGCATCAGTCGCGCCGCCATTTGGCTAGCGCCGCCGTGCTACTGATCGCTGTCAGCCTCGGCGGTTTGGGCGGCTGGCATGCCCGCGAGGCCACCCAGCCGCCGATGTTGCCGATGGCCGACGCGATGCAAGCGTTCCGCCTGTTTGCCCAGGACGGCATCATGCCCGCCGATTACAACGCCCAGGACAGCGGCACCATGCAGGCCTGGCTCGACCGTTACTTCAGCCAGGCGCACCGCCTGCCCGACTTGAGCCCGTCGGGGTTCAAACCGGTCAGCGGGCGTTTGCTCACCACTGAGCAAGGCGCTGCCGCCATGGTGCTGTACGAAGACCCGCAAGGGCGGCGCATGAGTTTCTATATCCGCCCACCCGGCCCGGAGAACGGTTTTCTGCCGCGCGGCAGCCGCAGTGCCGATGGCTTGCAGGCCGAATACTGGTCCGGCAGTGGCTACAACTACGCGATGGTCAGCCCCGAGGGTCAGTCGACCGCGCAGACGATGAAGTTCTAA
- a CDS encoding Csu type fimbrial protein yields MRVKEWLLRWLLLASLGVSAQVQAVCSVVTTVPASFGTTVSSMTVRITSQPSSTTNGGLSCTPALLSVLTSNDHFYATVTGSSQGGLVGPTGDVINYTVYANNTSAFPMTRGTAFDFGGSGGIAASLGLVFGPGTKVVPLYFATTIGSNVAAGVYSETLSIFWNWNYCSGIGIGGICAGREINNGTTTLTVSMTVVNDCQITTPPIAFGSAPVVSAFSTVSGQVSVACTKGSAYTVGLSDGQNPVSVGGRRQMVSGSNVLAYDIFKSAGTTRWGSVGAARRASSTAEVNPGNGLGTGSQVFNYNAKVYTDQATPPGGTYIDNVVLDVGF; encoded by the coding sequence GTGCGGGTCAAGGAATGGCTGTTGCGGTGGCTGCTGTTGGCGAGCTTGGGTGTGTCGGCGCAGGTGCAGGCCGTGTGCTCGGTGGTCACCACCGTGCCGGCCAGTTTTGGCACGACGGTGAGTTCGATGACCGTGCGCATCACCTCCCAGCCCAGTTCGACCACTAACGGTGGCTTGAGCTGCACGCCGGCGCTGCTGTCGGTCTTGACCTCCAATGACCATTTCTACGCGACTGTTACCGGCTCGTCACAAGGCGGTTTGGTCGGGCCAACCGGGGATGTCATCAACTATACGGTCTACGCCAACAACACCAGCGCATTCCCGATGACACGTGGCACCGCGTTCGATTTTGGCGGCAGTGGCGGCATTGCCGCGTCCCTTGGCCTGGTATTCGGGCCCGGCACCAAAGTTGTACCGCTGTATTTCGCCACCACCATCGGCAGTAACGTGGCTGCGGGTGTGTACAGCGAAACCCTGAGTATCTTCTGGAACTGGAACTACTGCTCGGGCATTGGCATTGGCGGGATCTGCGCGGGCCGCGAGATCAACAACGGCACGACTACGCTGACCGTGAGCATGACTGTGGTCAATGACTGCCAGATCACCACGCCGCCGATCGCGTTCGGCAGCGCCCCGGTGGTCAGTGCATTTTCCACCGTCAGTGGGCAGGTCAGCGTCGCCTGCACCAAGGGCAGCGCCTACACCGTTGGCCTCAGCGACGGGCAGAACCCGGTGAGTGTAGGCGGCCGCCGGCAGATGGTGTCCGGGAGTAATGTGCTCGCGTACGACATCTTCAAGAGCGCCGGCACCACGCGCTGGGGCAGTGTGGGCGCGGCGCGGCGGGCCAGCTCCACGGCCGAGGTCAACCCTGGCAATGGCTTGGGCACCGGCAGCCAGGTGTTCAACTACAACGCCAAGGTCTACACCGACCAGGCCACGCCGCCGGGCGGCACCTACATCGACAACGTGGTGCTGGACGTGGGCTTTTAG
- a CDS encoding fimbria/pilus outer membrane usher protein, which produces MEMSIEGHKALVSHKRARCLWRLVWVVSGLSGLVLAAPGVAAPLPPPPNSMEAVADAQLFLELVVNQRDTGRVVAVNQRAGQLFLQASVLQETGMRLPGEVPTEVALENLPGLHTDYDSQGQRLVLTVPPAWLPEQFIGNRNNYPRTQALTSFGALLNYDAYLNDTDDAGTYLGIFNEVRLFDTWGTLSNTGQYRTTLGRETLGSSLDNGYRRYDTTWRFSDDERLLTYEAGDVISGALPWSTSVRLGGVQVSRDFGVRPDLVTYPLPQFAGEAAVPSSVDLFINGYKSSSANLQPGPYTLTNVPFINGAGEAVVVTTDALGRQVSTTVPFYVTSTLLQKGLSDFSVAAGNLRRDYTVRDFGYGPGVASGTFRYGLSDAFTLESHAEASGDLALGGVGGNLRVGNFGVLNTAVSQSQFDGRTGQQLSLGYQYSNPRYSLSYQRVERRDAYADLSLVDTPYASLSKRSQQATVSVNLNDFGSLGVGYFDVQAADDSRTRLVNMTWSKALWRNSSFYLSANHEVGDSSWAVQAQVVVPFDVYGSLSVGSERSKTGQSQQRVNYSRAVPAEGGVGFNLGYASGDGPAYRQADLTWRLQSVQLQVGAYGNSDAQTRWADASGSLVWMDNHVFAANRVDDAFVVVSTDGVGGVPVRYENQVVGETDRNGHLLVPWTSAYYRAKYEIDPLNLPSNVQVPNVEQRVAVRRGSGYLLAFPVRRVLAASITLVDAQHQDLPLGSQVRHAQSGALAVVGWDGLVYLENLAAHNTLQVTVGDGQTCQARFELDTTQEQVPLIGPLVCQ; this is translated from the coding sequence ATGGAGATGTCCATTGAAGGACACAAAGCCTTGGTGAGCCACAAGAGGGCTCGATGTCTATGGCGATTGGTGTGGGTGGTGAGTGGCCTGTCGGGCCTGGTGCTTGCGGCACCGGGCGTGGCGGCTCCATTGCCGCCCCCTCCCAACAGTATGGAGGCTGTTGCCGATGCACAGTTGTTCCTGGAACTGGTGGTCAACCAGCGGGACACCGGCCGCGTGGTCGCCGTTAATCAGCGCGCTGGGCAGCTGTTTTTGCAGGCTTCGGTGTTGCAGGAAACGGGTATGAGGCTGCCGGGTGAAGTGCCCACCGAGGTCGCGCTGGAAAACCTGCCAGGCCTGCACACCGATTACGACAGCCAGGGCCAGCGCCTGGTGCTCACGGTGCCGCCTGCCTGGTTGCCGGAGCAGTTTATCGGCAACCGCAACAACTACCCGCGCACCCAGGCGCTGACCAGTTTCGGCGCGCTGCTCAATTATGACGCCTACCTCAATGACACCGATGATGCGGGCACCTACCTTGGCATCTTCAACGAAGTCAGGCTGTTCGATACGTGGGGCACGTTGTCCAACACTGGCCAGTACCGCACCACCCTCGGCCGGGAAACGCTCGGCAGCAGCCTGGACAATGGCTATCGGCGCTATGACACCACCTGGCGGTTTTCCGACGACGAGCGCCTGTTGACCTATGAAGCGGGCGACGTGATCAGTGGCGCGTTGCCCTGGAGCACGTCGGTGCGCCTGGGCGGGGTGCAGGTGTCGCGGGACTTTGGCGTGCGCCCGGATCTGGTCACCTACCCGTTGCCACAGTTTGCCGGGGAGGCGGCGGTGCCGTCGTCGGTGGACCTGTTTATCAACGGTTACAAATCCAGCAGTGCCAACCTGCAGCCGGGGCCGTACACGCTGACCAACGTGCCGTTTATTAACGGCGCGGGGGAGGCGGTGGTGGTGACCACCGACGCCCTCGGCCGGCAGGTGTCGACCACGGTGCCGTTCTATGTCACCAGCACCCTGCTGCAGAAGGGCTTATCGGACTTCTCGGTGGCCGCCGGTAACCTGCGCCGCGATTACACCGTGCGCGATTTCGGCTATGGGCCCGGCGTGGCCAGCGGCACCTTTCGTTATGGGCTGTCGGACGCGTTCACTCTGGAAAGCCACGCCGAAGCCTCGGGTGACCTGGCCTTGGGCGGTGTGGGCGGCAACCTGCGCGTGGGTAACTTCGGTGTGCTCAACACCGCCGTCAGCCAAAGTCAGTTCGACGGCCGCACCGGCCAGCAACTGAGCCTGGGTTACCAATACAGCAACCCGCGTTACAGCCTGTCTTACCAGCGGGTGGAGCGGCGTGACGCGTACGCGGACCTGAGCCTGGTCGACACGCCCTATGCCAGCCTCAGCAAGCGCAGCCAGCAAGCCACGGTGAGCGTGAACCTAAATGATTTCGGCAGCCTGGGCGTGGGCTATTTTGATGTGCAGGCGGCGGATGACTCGCGCACGCGCCTGGTGAATATGACCTGGAGCAAAGCACTGTGGCGCAACAGCAGTTTTTACCTGTCGGCCAACCATGAGGTCGGCGACAGCAGTTGGGCGGTGCAAGCGCAAGTGGTGGTGCCGTTCGACGTGTACGGCAGCCTCAGCGTGGGCAGTGAGCGCAGCAAAACCGGGCAGAGCCAGCAGCGGGTCAACTACAGCCGTGCGGTACCGGCCGAGGGCGGGGTGGGCTTTAACCTCGGTTACGCCAGCGGTGATGGGCCGGCGTATCGCCAGGCCGACCTGACCTGGCGCTTGCAGTCGGTGCAATTGCAGGTGGGCGCATACGGCAACAGCGACGCGCAAACCCGTTGGGCCGATGCCAGCGGCTCGCTGGTGTGGATGGACAACCACGTGTTCGCCGCCAACCGTGTCGACGATGCGTTTGTGGTGGTCAGCACCGATGGCGTGGGTGGCGTGCCGGTGCGCTACGAGAACCAGGTGGTCGGCGAGACCGACCGCAACGGCCACCTGCTGGTGCCATGGACCAGCGCCTACTACCGCGCCAAATACGAAATCGACCCGCTGAACCTGCCCTCCAACGTGCAAGTGCCCAACGTCGAGCAACGCGTTGCCGTGCGCCGGGGCAGCGGCTATTTGCTGGCGTTCCCGGTACGCCGGGTGCTGGCCGCGAGCATCACTTTGGTGGATGCCCAGCATCAGGACTTGCCCCTGGGCAGCCAGGTGCGCCACGCGCAAAGCGGCGCACTGGCGGTGGTCGGCTGGGACGGCCTGGTCTACCTGGAAAACCTGGCGGCGCATAACACCTTGCAGGTCACGGTCGGCGACGGCCAGACCTGTCAGGCCAGGTTCGAGCTGGATACCACGCAGGAGCAGGTGCCGCTGATCGGGCCACTGGTGTGCCAATGA
- a CDS encoding fimbrial biogenesis chaperone, whose protein sequence is MYAASRLGWAAGVSALLALTAGQAQAASSVLIWPIDPVLEADQQASALWLENRGTETANLQIRVFAWTQSGFDEQYQNQRDVIGSPSVAKIEPGQKQLVRLTRTKDVPPGQELAYRIIIDEIPSATPPAAPADGKTAAAVRFQMRYSVPLFAYGPGLWSKVDGTRDRDPKGAGKPDLSWKKVSVGGRNYVEMRNQGAVHARLTDATFKQGGQSRPLVEGLMGYVLPGATMRWPVPDGLPADQPLQVRVNGATQLESLAPGR, encoded by the coding sequence ATGTATGCAGCTTCCCGGCTTGGGTGGGCAGCGGGTGTGAGCGCGTTATTGGCGTTGACGGCAGGGCAGGCCCAGGCGGCCAGCTCGGTGCTGATCTGGCCGATTGATCCGGTGCTGGAGGCCGATCAACAGGCCAGCGCACTGTGGCTGGAAAACCGCGGCACGGAGACCGCCAACCTGCAAATCCGTGTGTTTGCCTGGACCCAGAGCGGCTTCGATGAGCAGTACCAGAACCAGCGCGACGTAATTGGCAGCCCGTCGGTGGCGAAAATCGAGCCGGGGCAGAAACAGTTGGTGCGTTTGACCCGCACCAAGGACGTGCCGCCGGGCCAGGAATTGGCCTATCGCATCATCATCGATGAGATCCCATCGGCCACGCCCCCCGCAGCCCCTGCCGATGGCAAGACCGCCGCCGCGGTGCGGTTCCAGATGCGTTATTCGGTGCCGTTGTTTGCCTATGGCCCAGGCCTTTGGAGCAAGGTCGACGGCACCCGCGACCGCGACCCAAAGGGGGCCGGCAAGCCGGACCTGAGCTGGAAAAAAGTCAGCGTGGGTGGGCGTAATTACGTCGAAATGCGCAACCAGGGCGCCGTCCACGCGCGCTTGACCGATGCCACGTTCAAGCAGGGCGGCCAATCTCGGCCCCTGGTGGAAGGCTTGATGGGCTATGTGCTGCCGGGCGCGACCATGCGCTGGCCGGTGCCGGACGGGTTGCCGGCTGATCAGCCGTTGCAGGTCCGCGTCAATGGCGCAACGCAATTGGAGAGCCTCGCACCGGGTCGATAA
- a CDS encoding Csu type fimbrial protein yields MSRAAWALAVCIGWGMPVSLLAVTSQSFQVSATITPGCLVVGGGTNYGSLAFGTYSALATSTASVALTGGVTLQCTPGVALNMSVDGGLHNNSGRRMQLNSGSAQVAYQLFQDAAFSQSLGVSQSVSVAYSNAASITLPIYGRVQLPGNTPGGTYSDTLQVQLSW; encoded by the coding sequence ATGAGCCGGGCAGCGTGGGCGTTGGCAGTGTGCATCGGCTGGGGCATGCCGGTGTCGCTGTTGGCGGTGACCAGTCAATCGTTCCAGGTCAGCGCGACGATCACGCCCGGGTGCCTGGTGGTCGGTGGTGGCACGAACTACGGCAGCCTGGCTTTCGGCACGTATTCGGCACTGGCGACCAGCACAGCGTCGGTCGCGCTCACCGGTGGCGTGACCTTGCAATGTACGCCGGGTGTCGCGCTGAACATGAGTGTCGACGGCGGTTTGCACAACAACAGTGGTCGGCGGATGCAGCTCAATAGCGGCAGTGCCCAAGTGGCCTATCAGCTGTTTCAGGACGCGGCGTTCAGCCAGAGCCTGGGGGTCAGCCAAAGCGTGAGTGTGGCCTACAGCAACGCGGCCAGTATCACCTTGCCGATTTATGGGCGAGTGCAGTTACCGGGTAATACGCCTGGGGGGACGTACAGCGACACGTTGCAGGTGCAGCTGTCGTGGTAA
- a CDS encoding Csu type fimbrial protein has protein sequence MHARVLKAVFPLMALVWVAGAQAATVAGTVSATLVLTSSCQVNGAAATGGMSFGNLNFGTANSLFTEADGQVLGGGGGALSILCSAGTSPTLTVSAGANDGKSTGGARALYDGVANYVPYDLYTDSGHSNLLAIGGVINLAPSTGVAQAVNIYGKANGKAGLPAGTYTDTVNVTLTF, from the coding sequence ATGCATGCACGTGTATTGAAGGCGGTTTTTCCATTGATGGCGCTGGTGTGGGTGGCGGGCGCGCAGGCGGCCACCGTGGCCGGCACGGTCAGCGCGACCCTGGTGCTGACCAGCAGTTGCCAGGTCAATGGCGCGGCGGCAACCGGCGGGATGAGCTTCGGTAACTTGAACTTCGGCACGGCCAACAGCCTGTTCACTGAAGCCGACGGCCAGGTGCTGGGCGGTGGCGGTGGCGCGTTGTCGATCCTGTGTTCTGCGGGTACTTCGCCGACGCTGACCGTGTCTGCCGGCGCCAATGACGGCAAGTCCACTGGCGGTGCACGCGCGCTGTACGACGGCGTTGCCAACTACGTGCCGTACGACCTCTACACCGACAGCGGCCATTCGAATTTGCTGGCCATCGGTGGCGTTATCAACCTGGCGCCAAGTACCGGGGTGGCCCAGGCCGTGAATATTTACGGTAAGGCCAATGGCAAGGCCGGGCTGCCCGCCGGTACTTATACCGACACGGTTAACGTGACCCTGACGTTCTAA
- a CDS encoding spore coat protein U domain-containing protein: protein MVSRGWALVAMGSLLLLADDAQAAAVNGQVHARLVITASCEVSKGVESAPVSPTGGSMLLDFGSQGPTWNNLLGAAVTDVDKAPLSVSCNPSVVSSFTVTIDGGAHGDGATRRLSNGLHTIPYRLSADPLGRSAYSIGQQRNFVVTKGTQVPIPVFGLVVANTKALPAGIYTDTLTVTLDW from the coding sequence GTGGTAAGCCGGGGCTGGGCCCTCGTGGCCATGGGCAGTCTGTTGCTGCTGGCGGATGACGCCCAGGCCGCAGCGGTCAATGGCCAGGTCCACGCGCGCTTGGTGATCACCGCCAGTTGCGAGGTGAGTAAAGGTGTCGAGAGCGCGCCGGTCAGCCCTACGGGCGGCAGCATGTTGCTCGACTTCGGCAGCCAGGGGCCGACGTGGAACAACCTGTTGGGCGCAGCGGTGACTGATGTCGACAAGGCGCCGCTGTCGGTGTCCTGCAACCCCTCGGTGGTCAGCAGTTTCACCGTGACCATCGACGGTGGCGCCCATGGCGACGGCGCTACCCGACGCCTGAGCAACGGCCTCCACACCATTCCCTATCGGCTATCCGCCGACCCGCTGGGCCGCAGCGCCTACAGCATCGGCCAGCAACGCAATTTCGTCGTGACCAAGGGCACACAAGTACCGATCCCGGTATTCGGCTTGGTGGTGGCGAATACCAAGGCCCTACCGGCCGGCATCTATACAGACACCCTGACGGTGACTCTGGATTGGTAA
- a CDS encoding Csu type fimbrial protein, with the protein MGAMLCNTVYGTQLQVEVRIDVQRGCQLVGTTRSAGIEQLGLLDFGGGPRLDDPAGPLSAALISQRQPRLECNPGTPYQVRVDGGLHGGVGEVRYLSAATSSSQPIPYRIYADAARRIPLPVNQPLSGRVPDSGSVDLPLYGRIEPLKDIPAVGRYTDLLKVTVTW; encoded by the coding sequence ATGGGCGCCATGCTCTGTAACACGGTTTACGGCACGCAACTCCAAGTGGAGGTGCGCATCGACGTGCAGCGCGGCTGCCAACTGGTGGGGACCACCCGCAGTGCCGGCATCGAGCAGCTTGGCCTATTGGATTTCGGCGGCGGCCCGCGTCTGGATGACCCCGCCGGCCCCTTGAGTGCGGCCCTGATCAGCCAGCGCCAGCCGCGCCTGGAATGTAACCCCGGCACGCCGTATCAAGTGCGTGTTGACGGCGGCCTGCATGGCGGCGTCGGCGAAGTGCGCTACCTGAGCGCCGCGACCTCTTCGAGTCAACCCATTCCCTATCGCATTTACGCCGACGCCGCGCGGCGGATTCCGTTGCCCGTCAATCAACCGCTGAGCGGCCGTGTGCCGGACTCGGGCTCGGTCGACTTACCTCTGTATGGCCGCATCGAACCGCTCAAGGACATCCCCGCCGTCGGCCGCTACACCGACCTGCTCAAGGTCACAGTCACGTGGTAA
- the zapE gene encoding cell division protein ZapE — protein sequence MAVLSVIQRLLGKKTDVQNASPIPAFFAQKAKQQGYTLSAGQTQAITALARQTQHLLAGLATRSLYLHGPVGRGKSWLLDGFFQALPIAEKQRVHFHAFFARLHRGMFQHREHDDALGVTLDELLAGCRVLCFDEFHVHDIGDAMLISRLFKALFERGVLVLVTSNYAPAGLLPNPLYHERFKPVIDLIAARMDVLEVSSPQDFRSLPQAHAEQRFSAGQYVWPGTPAQRQALGLPATDCPAQTLKVGNRQLVCRSHQAPTIAFTFNDLCEQLTAVMDYLLLCQDFDHWIIDGLPQLAECPIAVQQRFINLVDVLYDQDKRLTLIGHQPLAESLEGQAIDLARTASRLHQLQKAELQTDCPQPAPDPVS from the coding sequence TTGGCCGTGCTTTCCGTGATCCAGCGCCTGCTTGGCAAAAAGACCGACGTACAGAACGCCTCGCCGATCCCGGCGTTTTTTGCCCAAAAGGCCAAACAACAGGGCTACACCCTGAGTGCCGGCCAAACCCAGGCGATTACCGCCCTCGCCCGTCAGACCCAGCACCTGCTCGCGGGCCTTGCCACGCGCAGCCTGTACCTGCACGGCCCAGTGGGGCGCGGCAAAAGCTGGCTGCTCGATGGGTTTTTCCAGGCGTTGCCGATTGCCGAAAAGCAACGCGTGCACTTCCACGCGTTTTTTGCCCGCCTGCATCGCGGCATGTTCCAGCACCGTGAGCACGACGACGCCCTGGGCGTGACCCTGGACGAGCTGCTCGCAGGCTGCCGGGTGCTGTGCTTCGACGAATTCCACGTCCACGATATCGGCGATGCGATGCTCATCAGCCGCCTGTTCAAAGCCTTGTTCGAGCGCGGTGTGCTGGTGCTGGTGACCTCCAACTATGCGCCCGCAGGGTTGCTGCCCAACCCGCTGTACCACGAGCGTTTCAAGCCGGTGATCGACCTGATCGCCGCGCGCATGGACGTGCTGGAAGTCAGCTCCCCCCAAGACTTTCGCAGCCTGCCCCAGGCGCATGCCGAGCAGCGCTTCAGCGCCGGCCAGTATGTGTGGCCGGGGACGCCCGCTCAGCGTCAAGCGCTCGGGCTGCCCGCCACGGATTGCCCGGCGCAGACCCTCAAGGTCGGCAACCGCCAGTTGGTTTGCCGCAGCCATCAGGCGCCGACTATCGCCTTTACTTTCAACGACCTCTGCGAACAGCTCACCGCCGTGATGGATTACCTGCTGCTATGCCAGGACTTCGACCACTGGATCATCGACGGGCTGCCGCAACTGGCCGAATGCCCGATCGCCGTACAGCAGCGTTTTATCAACCTGGTGGACGTGCTTTACGACCAGGACAAACGCCTGACCCTGATCGGCCACCAGCCCTTGGCTGAATCCCTGGAAGGCCAGGCCATCGACCTCGCCCGCACCGCCAGCCGTCTGCATCAATTACAAAAAGCCGAGTTGCAAACGGACTGCCCGCAACCCGCACCCGACCCGGTATCATGA